A window from Thalassophryne amazonica chromosome 15, fThaAma1.1, whole genome shotgun sequence encodes these proteins:
- the tmem186 gene encoding transmembrane protein 186 isoform X2 produces MLRSVVKSGLPSQILSCTRGARVPTSQRLSGHSVIPQSFHGHFSLRITALGRYSDLSAKKYTMIYRLPYIKVLRGVSRLKLLQTAVTVVILPPVYFLYLQGEVSSFLVSYATGIAGFAGIMLYTASNLIRRVIGMMYLDPSQTTLKVSLLTFWGKRHDVYLPVSDIMTIADTGDNVGEKILKLKRYSSAKTLFFSTYFGHVVDKQGFEKVFGSQTL; encoded by the exons ATG CTACGATCAGTGGTCAAATCTGGGCTACCTTCCCAGATACTGTCCTGTACCAGAGGGGCACGTGTACCCACAAGCCAGAGGTTGTCTGGACATTCAGTCATCCCACAGAGCTTCCATGGACACTTTTCTCTTCGAATCACTGCGCTGGGCAGGTACTCGGATTTGTCTGCAAAGAAGTATACCATGATTTACAGACTGCCATACATCAAGGTCCTCAGAGGTGTGTCGAGGCTTAAACTCCTCCAGACTGCTGTGACTGTCGTCATCTTACCGCCAGTGTACTTTCTTTACCTCCAGGGAGAAGTGTCCTCCTTCCTTGTGAGCTATGCAACAGGAATCGCAGGTTTCGCTGGTATAATGTTGTACACTGCCAGTAACTTAATTAGGAGAGTCATCGGAATGATGTACTTGGATCCATCACAGACGACGCTAAAAGTGTCTCTCCTCACATTCTGGGGCAAACGACATGATGTATATCTGCCAGTGTCAGATATTATGACCATTGCGGATACGGGGGACAACGTAGGGGAGAAGATATTGAAGCTGAAGAGATACAGCAGTGCAAAGACGTTGTTTTTTTCCACttactttggccatgtggtggaCAAACAGGGTTTTGAAAAAGTGTTTGGCAGTCAAACTTTATGA
- the tmem186 gene encoding transmembrane protein 186 isoform X1 codes for MFVMLRSVVKSGLPSQILSCTRGARVPTSQRLSGHSVIPQSFHGHFSLRITALGRYSDLSAKKYTMIYRLPYIKVLRGVSRLKLLQTAVTVVILPPVYFLYLQGEVSSFLVSYATGIAGFAGIMLYTASNLIRRVIGMMYLDPSQTTLKVSLLTFWGKRHDVYLPVSDIMTIADTGDNVGEKILKLKRYSSAKTLFFSTYFGHVVDKQGFEKVFGSQTL; via the exons ATGTTTGTCATG CTACGATCAGTGGTCAAATCTGGGCTACCTTCCCAGATACTGTCCTGTACCAGAGGGGCACGTGTACCCACAAGCCAGAGGTTGTCTGGACATTCAGTCATCCCACAGAGCTTCCATGGACACTTTTCTCTTCGAATCACTGCGCTGGGCAGGTACTCGGATTTGTCTGCAAAGAAGTATACCATGATTTACAGACTGCCATACATCAAGGTCCTCAGAGGTGTGTCGAGGCTTAAACTCCTCCAGACTGCTGTGACTGTCGTCATCTTACCGCCAGTGTACTTTCTTTACCTCCAGGGAGAAGTGTCCTCCTTCCTTGTGAGCTATGCAACAGGAATCGCAGGTTTCGCTGGTATAATGTTGTACACTGCCAGTAACTTAATTAGGAGAGTCATCGGAATGATGTACTTGGATCCATCACAGACGACGCTAAAAGTGTCTCTCCTCACATTCTGGGGCAAACGACATGATGTATATCTGCCAGTGTCAGATATTATGACCATTGCGGATACGGGGGACAACGTAGGGGAGAAGATATTGAAGCTGAAGAGATACAGCAGTGCAAAGACGTTGTTTTTTTCCACttactttggccatgtggtggaCAAACAGGGTTTTGAAAAAGTGTTTGGCAGTCAAACTTTATGA